A section of the Streptomyces sp. V3I8 genome encodes:
- a CDS encoding hemolysin family protein gives MSVLQLLFAGLLVLANGFFVGAEFALVSVRRSQIEPLGTARARQVMYGLENLPHMMAAAQFGITMCSLTLGAVAEPTVAHLLEPVFHAVHLPEGMIHPLGYVIALAAVVFLHLVVGEMLPKNLAMAAPEKTALWLSPGLVAFARLCKPVTITLGACARVVLKLFRVEPKDEVEAVFTSEQLNRLVEDAGQAGLLEPGEQERLEDALELGSRPVTDVLLDRESLVSVGPSVTPGQVVALTARTGYSRFPVVAENGAFMGYLHVKDVLDLEESERAVPQQVWRPMTTLSAELPLDDALTVMRRAATHLAQVADAAGRVLGLVALEDVLELLVGEVKDPAHRKPPPPRAPEPAQQALAG, from the coding sequence ATGAGTGTGCTCCAGCTCCTGTTCGCCGGCCTGCTCGTGCTCGCCAACGGATTCTTCGTCGGCGCCGAGTTCGCCCTGGTCTCCGTCCGGCGCAGCCAGATCGAACCGCTCGGCACGGCACGGGCCCGGCAGGTCATGTACGGCCTGGAGAACCTGCCGCACATGATGGCCGCCGCGCAGTTCGGCATCACCATGTGCTCGCTGACGCTCGGCGCCGTCGCCGAGCCCACCGTGGCGCACCTCCTGGAGCCGGTCTTCCACGCCGTGCACCTGCCCGAGGGCATGATCCACCCGCTCGGGTACGTCATAGCCCTCGCCGCGGTCGTCTTCCTGCACCTGGTGGTCGGCGAGATGCTGCCGAAGAACCTGGCGATGGCCGCCCCCGAGAAGACCGCGCTGTGGCTCAGCCCCGGCCTGGTCGCCTTCGCCCGCCTGTGCAAGCCGGTCACGATCACCCTCGGCGCCTGTGCCCGGGTCGTCCTGAAGCTCTTCCGCGTCGAGCCCAAGGACGAGGTCGAGGCGGTCTTCACCAGCGAGCAGCTCAACCGGCTCGTGGAGGACGCCGGCCAGGCCGGTCTCCTGGAGCCGGGGGAGCAGGAACGCCTGGAGGACGCCCTGGAGCTGGGCTCCCGCCCGGTCACGGACGTCCTCCTGGACCGGGAGTCCCTGGTCAGCGTGGGCCCCTCGGTCACCCCGGGCCAGGTCGTCGCGCTCACCGCCCGCACCGGGTACTCGCGGTTCCCGGTGGTCGCGGAGAACGGCGCCTTCATGGGCTACCTGCACGTGAAGGACGTACTCGACCTGGAGGAGTCCGAGCGGGCGGTGCCGCAGCAGGTGTGGCGTCCCATGACGACCCTCAGCGCCGAGCTGCCCCTGGACGACGCCCTGACCGTGATGCGCCGCGCCGCGACCCATCTGGCCCAGGTCGCCGACGCGGCCGGCCGGGTCCTGGGGCTGGTGGCCCTGGAGGACGTCCTGGAACTCCTGGTGGGCGAGGTGAAGGACCCGGCCCACCGAAAGCCCCCGCCACCCCGGGCACCAGAACCCGCACAACAGGCCCTGGCCGGCTGA
- a CDS encoding PH domain-containing protein, whose protein sequence is MSDAPEPPALPVTFRPGRTRAVLLTAGAAIFVVITTVALLLEKLSPGERLSFVFTAALLFGVLVLLARPKAVADDSGVTVVNIVSARRLAWAEILQVNLRPGDPWVFLDLSDGTSLPVLGIQPGIAKQHAIRDARALRALVEAHSLGGRDGRHDEHHG, encoded by the coding sequence ATGTCCGACGCACCAGAACCGCCCGCCCTCCCCGTGACCTTCCGGCCCGGGCGTACCCGAGCCGTGCTGCTGACCGCCGGCGCCGCGATCTTCGTGGTCATCACCACAGTGGCGCTGCTGCTCGAGAAGCTCAGCCCCGGGGAGCGGCTCAGCTTCGTCTTCACCGCGGCGCTGCTCTTCGGCGTGCTCGTGCTGCTGGCCCGCCCGAAGGCCGTCGCCGACGACTCCGGGGTCACCGTCGTCAACATCGTCAGTGCGCGGCGACTGGCCTGGGCGGAGATCCTGCAGGTCAACCTGCGTCCGGGGGACCCCTGGGTCTTTCTGGACCTCAGCGACGGCACCAGTCTGCCCGTGCTCGGCATCCAGCCGGGCATCGCCAAGCAGCACGCCATCCGCGACGCCCGTGCGCTGCGGGCCCTCGTCGAGGCCCACTCGCTCGGCGGCCGCGACGGGCGGCACGACGAACATCACGGCTGA
- a CDS encoding uridine kinase: MFLRTAYALLRAPGPLIDLRTLAPRLLRLPPSCGPVRLVGVDGHAGSGKTTFAGRLAEALGGAPVLHLDDIATHEELFAWLDRLLREVVEPLRRGESAHYRPYDWRLRAFGPSRTLAPAPVILVEGVGAGRSALRPHLARLLWMEVPHEDAWARGRRRDGAPQRDFWEKWVPAERRHFTQDPSEPFAGLLVRQCSDGYEVLPGPAGMPVREPSVTERDGSAPMW, translated from the coding sequence ATGTTCCTCCGCACTGCGTATGCCCTCCTCCGCGCCCCGGGACCCCTCATCGACCTCCGCACCCTCGCCCCCCGGCTGCTCCGGCTGCCGCCCTCCTGCGGCCCCGTCCGGCTCGTCGGTGTGGACGGGCACGCGGGATCGGGCAAGACGACGTTCGCGGGCCGCCTGGCCGAGGCGCTGGGCGGCGCTCCCGTGCTGCACCTGGACGACATCGCCACCCACGAGGAGCTCTTCGCGTGGCTGGACCGGCTGCTGCGGGAGGTCGTCGAGCCGTTGCGGCGGGGCGAGAGTGCGCACTACCGCCCGTACGACTGGCGACTGCGCGCCTTCGGGCCGTCCCGGACCCTCGCGCCCGCGCCCGTGATCCTCGTCGAGGGGGTCGGTGCGGGCCGCAGCGCGTTGCGTCCGCATCTGGCGCGGCTGCTGTGGATGGAGGTGCCGCACGAGGACGCCTGGGCGCGTGGGCGGCGCCGGGACGGTGCGCCGCAGCGGGACTTCTGGGAGAAATGGGTCCCCGCGGAGCGCCGGCACTTCACGCAGGACCCTTCGGAGCCGTTCGCCGGCCTTCTGGTACGGCAGTGTTCGGACGGATACGAGGTACTCCCGGGACCTGCCGGGATGCCCGTACGGGAGCCCTCCGTCACGGAACGTGACGGGTCGGCCCCTATGTGGTGA
- a CDS encoding peptidase C39 family protein, whose product MTRAEQPSRRTVLAAAVAAAAAGAAGPAAAADTAGRTAKTPAAAGSKAPAGLVDNHAWTSYADWRAGTAEGTRAVPGVRPGLEIRTPQGRTDYPDPHTGTTATWEYARWTSPVHRLAVPATEVIASWNARTPAGTWLQAELTGTYSDGTDTPWYVMGRWAAGDQDIRRTSVDDQSDGRSSVWTDTFAIDDAASGLRLVSYRLRLTLYRKPGTKVTPTVWRLGAMGSDVPDRFTVPASAPGLARELAVPRYSQEIHAGQYPEYDNGGEAWCSPTSSQMIIEYWGRRPSAEALSWVDPAYADPQVCHAARFTFDYQYDGCGNWPFNAAYAATYKDLQGVVTRLGSLTDLETLIAAGVPVITSQSFLASELTGAGYGTSGHLMTVIGFTADGDVIANDPASPDNDAVRRIYKRREWENIWLRTKRYNAAGKVVSGTGGVCYLYFPAKPTARQRKALEAVGVR is encoded by the coding sequence ATGACCAGAGCTGAACAGCCGTCCCGCAGAACCGTCCTGGCCGCCGCGGTGGCCGCGGCCGCAGCCGGAGCGGCGGGCCCGGCGGCCGCCGCCGACACGGCGGGCCGCACCGCGAAGACCCCGGCCGCCGCCGGGTCGAAAGCGCCCGCCGGCCTCGTGGACAACCACGCCTGGACCTCGTACGCCGACTGGCGCGCCGGTACCGCGGAGGGGACCCGTGCCGTGCCGGGGGTGCGCCCCGGCCTGGAGATCAGGACTCCCCAGGGCCGCACCGACTACCCGGACCCGCACACCGGCACGACCGCCACCTGGGAGTACGCGCGCTGGACCTCGCCCGTCCACCGCCTCGCCGTCCCCGCCACCGAGGTCATCGCCTCCTGGAACGCGCGGACCCCGGCGGGCACCTGGCTGCAGGCCGAGCTGACGGGCACGTACTCCGACGGCACCGACACCCCCTGGTACGTGATGGGCCGCTGGGCCGCGGGCGACCAGGACATCCGGCGCACCTCGGTGGACGACCAGAGCGACGGGAGGAGCAGCGTCTGGACGGACACCTTCGCCATCGACGACGCCGCCTCCGGGCTGCGCCTGGTGTCGTACCGGCTGCGGCTGACCCTGTACCGCAAGCCCGGTACCAAGGTCACGCCGACCGTGTGGCGGCTCGGCGCGATGGGCTCCGACGTCCCGGACCGCTTCACCGTCCCGGCGTCGGCGCCCGGCCTCGCGCGGGAGCTGGCGGTGCCGCGCTACTCGCAGGAGATCCACGCGGGCCAGTACCCCGAGTACGACAACGGCGGCGAGGCCTGGTGCAGCCCCACCTCCTCCCAGATGATCATCGAGTACTGGGGGCGCAGGCCTTCCGCCGAGGCGCTGTCCTGGGTCGACCCGGCGTACGCGGACCCGCAGGTGTGCCACGCGGCACGGTTCACCTTCGACTACCAGTACGACGGCTGCGGCAACTGGCCCTTCAACGCCGCGTACGCGGCCACGTACAAGGACCTCCAGGGCGTGGTGACCCGGCTCGGCTCGCTCACCGACCTGGAGACGCTGATCGCCGCCGGTGTTCCGGTCATCACCTCCCAGTCGTTCCTCGCCTCCGAGCTGACGGGCGCGGGGTACGGCACGTCCGGGCACCTGATGACGGTCATCGGCTTCACCGCCGACGGCGACGTGATCGCCAACGACCCGGCCTCGCCCGACAACGACGCGGTACGGCGGATCTACAAGCGCCGTGAGTGGGAGAACATCTGGCTCCGCACGAAGAGGTACAACGCCGCCGGGAAGGTCGTCTCCGGCACCGGCGGGGTCTGCTACCTGTACTTCCCGGCGAAGCCCACGGCCCGCCAGCGCAAGGCCCTGGAAGCGGTGGGCGTCCGCTGA
- the ribH gene encoding 6,7-dimethyl-8-ribityllumazine synthase, translating into MSGKGAPELSVRNCGDLRVAVVAAQWHEKVMDGLVDGALRALGELGIDEPTLLRVPGSFELPVVAKVLAGRGYDAVVALGVVIRGGTPHFEYVCQGVTQGLTQVSVDTGVPIGFGVLTVDTEEQALDRAGLEGSNEDKGHEAVTAAVATAATLRSVSEPWR; encoded by the coding sequence GTGAGCGGCAAAGGCGCACCCGAACTGTCCGTACGCAACTGCGGTGACCTGCGGGTCGCCGTCGTCGCGGCACAGTGGCACGAGAAGGTCATGGACGGACTCGTCGACGGCGCGCTGCGCGCCCTCGGTGAACTGGGCATCGACGAACCCACCCTCCTGCGGGTCCCCGGCAGCTTCGAGCTGCCGGTCGTCGCCAAGGTCCTCGCGGGCCGCGGCTACGACGCGGTCGTCGCGCTCGGCGTCGTCATCCGCGGCGGCACCCCGCACTTCGAGTACGTGTGCCAGGGCGTCACCCAGGGCCTCACCCAGGTCTCCGTCGACACCGGTGTCCCCATCGGTTTCGGGGTGCTGACCGTCGACACCGAGGAGCAGGCCCTGGACCGCGCGGGCCTGGAGGGCTCGAACGAGGACAAGGGGCACGAGGCGGTGACGGCGGCCGTGGCGACCGCGGCCACGCTGCGCTCGGTATCCGAACCCTGGCGCTGA
- a CDS encoding bifunctional 3,4-dihydroxy-2-butanone-4-phosphate synthase/GTP cyclohydrolase II, translating into MTSAPVWYSTGHDQDTSDFALDPVEKAVADIAAGRPVVVVDDEDRENEGDLVMAAEKATPEIIAFMMSECRGLICAPMEGDELDRLQLPQMVENNTESMRTAFTVSVDAGPAFGVTTGISATDRATTLRLLAGGRAGAADLVRPGHIFPLRAKPGGVLVRNGHTEAAVDLARLAGLRPAGAIVEIAGEDGRMLRLPELIPFARKHGLTIISIEDLIAYRRTAEPTVRREAKTELPTAFGDFTAYGYRSTVDGVEHVALVHGEIGDGDDVLVRVHSECLTGDVFHSLRCDCGPQLETSLQRIQAEGRGVVVYLRGHEGRGIGLLSKLRAYELQERGRDTLDANLELGLPADARDYAAGAQILQDLGVRSLRLMTNNPDKTDALVRHGLQVTDREPMPVTAGEHNLRYLRTKRDRMGHDLPWLDTPTVSACGNQ; encoded by the coding sequence ATGACGAGCGCACCCGTCTGGTACAGCACCGGACATGATCAGGACACCTCCGACTTCGCCCTCGACCCGGTGGAGAAGGCCGTCGCGGACATCGCCGCCGGCCGCCCCGTCGTGGTCGTCGACGACGAGGACCGGGAGAACGAGGGCGACCTCGTCATGGCCGCCGAGAAGGCGACCCCCGAGATCATCGCCTTCATGATGAGCGAGTGCCGCGGTCTGATCTGCGCGCCCATGGAGGGCGACGAGCTCGACCGCCTCCAGCTGCCGCAGATGGTCGAGAACAACACCGAGTCGATGCGCACCGCCTTCACGGTCTCCGTCGACGCCGGCCCCGCCTTCGGGGTCACCACGGGCATCTCCGCCACCGACCGCGCCACCACGCTCCGGCTGCTCGCCGGCGGGCGGGCCGGGGCCGCCGACCTCGTACGGCCCGGCCACATCTTCCCGCTGCGCGCCAAGCCCGGCGGCGTGCTCGTCCGCAACGGCCACACCGAGGCCGCCGTCGACCTCGCCCGGCTCGCGGGCCTGCGGCCGGCCGGCGCCATCGTCGAGATCGCGGGCGAGGACGGGCGGATGCTGCGCCTGCCCGAGCTGATCCCGTTCGCCCGCAAGCACGGACTGACGATCATCTCCATCGAGGACCTGATCGCCTACCGCCGCACCGCCGAGCCCACGGTCCGCCGCGAGGCGAAGACCGAACTGCCCACCGCCTTCGGTGACTTCACGGCCTACGGCTACCGCTCCACCGTCGACGGCGTCGAGCACGTCGCCCTCGTCCACGGGGAGATCGGCGACGGCGACGACGTCCTGGTGCGCGTCCACTCCGAGTGCCTCACCGGCGACGTCTTCCACTCGCTGCGCTGCGACTGCGGCCCCCAGCTCGAGACCTCCCTGCAGCGCATCCAGGCCGAGGGCCGCGGTGTCGTCGTCTACCTCCGCGGCCACGAGGGGCGCGGCATCGGGCTGCTGTCCAAGCTGCGCGCGTACGAACTCCAGGAGCGCGGCCGCGACACCCTCGACGCCAACCTGGAGCTGGGCCTGCCCGCCGACGCCCGCGACTACGCGGCCGGTGCGCAGATCCTTCAGGACCTCGGTGTCCGCAGCCTGCGGCTGATGACCAACAACCCCGACAAGACCGACGCGCTCGTCCGCCACGGCCTCCAGGTCACCGACCGCGAGCCGATGCCCGTGACCGCGGGCGAGCACAACCTCCGGTACCTGCGCACCAAGCGGGACCGGATGGGGCACGACCTGCCCTGGCTGGACACGCCCACCGTGTCGGCCTGCGGCAACCAGTGA
- a CDS encoding nicotinamide mononucleotide transporter family protein: MNWLNSEAFTLFDQHIKWADMIGNVIGLIGLALGWRRSIWTWPVQFLSGAILLAAFATAHLSGSAGKQLVVMAVALWGYRQWNRGRGGAQDGSIAVRFATWRERGLLLGAAAVGTVAVASLFTAYPSLSWDPWPDAYIFVGTVVAMYAQARGMVEFWFAWLLVDLVGVPLNFANGFAFSGFVYIIYGALVLWGMRDWWLRSRKAGQPSLEGAPA; encoded by the coding sequence GTGAACTGGCTCAACTCCGAGGCCTTCACGCTCTTCGACCAGCACATCAAGTGGGCCGACATGATCGGCAACGTGATCGGGCTGATCGGCCTCGCCCTCGGCTGGCGGCGCTCGATATGGACCTGGCCCGTCCAGTTCCTCTCCGGCGCCATCCTCCTCGCCGCCTTCGCCACCGCCCACCTCTCGGGCAGCGCGGGCAAGCAGCTGGTGGTCATGGCCGTCGCGCTGTGGGGCTACCGGCAGTGGAACCGCGGCAGGGGCGGCGCGCAGGACGGCTCCATCGCCGTCCGGTTCGCCACCTGGCGCGAGCGCGGCCTGCTGCTCGGCGCCGCGGCCGTGGGCACCGTCGCGGTCGCGAGCCTGTTCACCGCGTACCCGTCGCTCTCCTGGGACCCCTGGCCCGACGCGTACATCTTCGTCGGCACGGTCGTCGCGATGTACGCCCAGGCCCGCGGCATGGTCGAGTTCTGGTTCGCCTGGCTGCTCGTCGACCTGGTGGGCGTGCCGCTGAACTTCGCCAACGGCTTCGCGTTCTCCGGATTCGTCTACATCATCTACGGCGCGCTCGTCCTGTGGGGCATGCGCGACTGGTGGCTGCGCTCCCGCAAGGCCGGGCAGCCCTCCCTGGAAGGAGCTCCGGCATGA
- a CDS encoding phosphoribosyl-ATP diphosphatase produces the protein MSKKTFEELFTELQHKAATGDPATSRTAELVGKGVHAIGKKVVEEAAEVWMAAEHEGKEAAAEEISQLLYHVQVMMVARGITLDDVYAHL, from the coding sequence ATGTCCAAGAAGACTTTCGAGGAGCTCTTCACCGAGCTCCAGCACAAGGCAGCCACCGGCGACCCCGCCACCTCCCGCACCGCGGAACTGGTCGGCAAGGGGGTCCATGCCATCGGCAAGAAGGTCGTCGAAGAGGCCGCCGAGGTCTGGATGGCCGCGGAGCACGAGGGCAAGGAGGCAGCCGCCGAGGAGATCTCGCAGCTGCTCTACCACGTCCAGGTGATGATGGTCGCCCGCGGCATCACCCTGGACGACGTGTACGCCCACCTCTGA
- a CDS encoding AAA family ATPase: protein MDFGTQGPEAPADLAWLRGVDAYTMGAYPQAEEEFRTAVRMDPGMADGWLGLHALRIDTTTALLRMFRHRDRFGEQRGRHRRTLNSWYWLGWWVQPVLESPRDLLLAHASHWLDGRHVPELDRALAGLPPVDTDPQVRFLHACRAYLVKDWEQLVRHTDPLTDDPMLGIEAGLFGGMARVRLEMYGQAEPLLSSALMRCRSEQPQRKELRYWLARAHEGTGRSAAALPLYRAVHRIDPAFMDTSARLAAISEGDGYDETADLAAITLTGAGQDMLDGPDGIDPLFGAEGRDLKLSEPDLPPPGARGPGSDRVREKAVVPVAPPHLPTGPTDPALLEEALSELERMVGLEPVKRQVKALSAQLNMARLRAGQGLPVQPPKRHFVFSGPSGTGKTTVARILGRVFYALGLLGGDHLVEAQRADLVGEYLGQTAVKANELIDSAIGGVLFVDEAYALSNSGYGKGDAYGDEALQVLLKRAEDNRDHLVVILAGYPEGMDRLLAANPGLSSRFTTRVDFPSYRPLELTSIGEVLAAENGDVWDEETLDELRSISGHVVDQGWIDELGNGRFLRTLYEKSCAYRDLRLSGYPGHLTRDDLSTLRLADLMQAYGEVLSGRGPSGG from the coding sequence ATGGACTTCGGCACGCAGGGCCCCGAGGCCCCGGCCGACCTCGCCTGGCTGCGGGGTGTGGACGCCTACACGATGGGGGCCTATCCGCAGGCGGAGGAGGAGTTCCGCACCGCGGTCCGGATGGACCCCGGCATGGCGGACGGCTGGCTCGGACTGCACGCACTGCGCATCGACACGACGACCGCGCTGCTGCGGATGTTCCGGCACCGCGACCGCTTCGGGGAGCAGCGCGGCCGTCACCGGCGCACGCTCAACTCCTGGTACTGGCTGGGCTGGTGGGTGCAGCCGGTGCTGGAGTCGCCCCGGGACCTGCTGCTCGCGCACGCCTCGCACTGGCTCGACGGACGCCATGTCCCGGAACTGGACCGGGCGCTGGCCGGCCTGCCCCCGGTGGACACGGATCCCCAGGTGCGGTTCCTGCACGCCTGCCGCGCCTATCTGGTCAAGGACTGGGAGCAGCTGGTCCGGCACACGGACCCGCTGACCGACGATCCGATGCTGGGCATCGAGGCGGGACTGTTCGGCGGCATGGCCCGCGTCCGCCTGGAGATGTACGGACAGGCCGAGCCGCTGCTGTCGTCCGCGCTCATGCGCTGCCGCAGCGAGCAGCCGCAGCGCAAGGAGCTGCGGTACTGGCTGGCGCGGGCGCACGAGGGCACGGGCCGCTCCGCGGCGGCCCTGCCCCTGTACCGGGCGGTGCACAGGATCGACCCCGCGTTCATGGATACCTCGGCCCGGCTCGCCGCGATCTCCGAGGGCGACGGGTACGACGAGACGGCCGACCTCGCGGCGATCACGCTCACCGGGGCCGGTCAGGACATGCTGGACGGGCCGGACGGCATCGACCCGCTGTTCGGCGCCGAGGGCCGGGACCTGAAGCTGTCCGAGCCGGACCTGCCGCCGCCCGGCGCGCGGGGACCCGGGTCCGACCGGGTCCGGGAGAAGGCCGTCGTCCCGGTGGCGCCACCGCACCTGCCGACCGGGCCCACCGATCCCGCGCTGCTCGAGGAGGCACTCTCCGAGCTGGAGCGCATGGTCGGCCTCGAACCGGTGAAACGGCAGGTGAAGGCGCTCTCCGCGCAGCTGAACATGGCGCGGCTGCGGGCCGGGCAGGGGCTGCCGGTACAGCCGCCGAAACGGCACTTCGTCTTCTCCGGGCCCTCCGGGACGGGGAAGACCACCGTGGCCCGCATCCTGGGGCGGGTCTTCTACGCGCTCGGGCTGCTCGGCGGCGACCACCTCGTCGAGGCGCAGCGGGCCGATCTGGTGGGCGAGTACCTCGGCCAGACCGCCGTGAAGGCCAACGAGCTGATCGACTCCGCGATCGGCGGGGTGCTCTTCGTCGACGAGGCCTACGCGCTGTCCAACTCGGGGTACGGCAAGGGCGACGCGTACGGGGACGAGGCGCTGCAGGTCCTGCTCAAGCGGGCCGAGGACAACCGGGACCACCTGGTGGTGATCCTCGCGGGCTATCCGGAGGGCATGGACCGGCTGCTGGCCGCCAACCCCGGGCTGTCCTCGCGTTTCACGACCCGGGTCGACTTCCCCTCGTACCGGCCGCTCGAACTCACCTCGATCGGTGAGGTGCTGGCCGCGGAGAACGGCGACGTGTGGGACGAGGAGACGCTCGACGAGCTGCGGTCCATCAGCGGGCACGTCGTCGACCAGGGGTGGATCGACGAACTGGGCAACGGACGGTTCCTGCGGACGCTGTACGAGAAGAGCTGCGCGTACCGGGATCTGCGGTTGTCGGGCTATCCGGGGCACCTCACCCGGGACGACCTGTCCACGCTGCGGCTGGCCGACCTGATGCAGGCGTACGGGGAGGTCCTGTCGGGGCGGGGGCCCTCCGGGGGGTGA
- the hisG gene encoding ATP phosphoribosyltransferase produces MLRIAVPNKGSLSGPAGEMLHEAGYQQRREAKELRIVDPENEVEFFYLRPRDIAIYVSSGRLDIGITGRDLLIDSAAEAEEILPLGFARSTFRFATKPGTAGSVEDLAGKTVATSYEGIVAKYLADQGVDASVVHLDGAVETAIELGVAEVIADVVETGTSLRNAGLEVFGEPIMKSEAVVIRRTGAPATEDAEPKVQQFLRRLQGVLVARTYVMMDYDCRVEQLEKAVALTPGLESPTVSPLHNEGWVAVRAMVPSKEAQRIMDDLYDIGARAILTTAIHACRL; encoded by the coding sequence ATGCTGCGCATCGCCGTCCCCAACAAGGGTTCCCTGTCAGGTCCCGCGGGGGAGATGCTGCATGAGGCCGGCTACCAGCAGCGCCGGGAGGCCAAGGAGCTGCGGATCGTCGACCCGGAGAACGAGGTCGAGTTCTTCTACCTCCGCCCCCGCGACATCGCGATCTACGTCTCCTCCGGCCGCCTCGACATCGGCATCACCGGCCGTGACCTGCTCATCGACTCCGCGGCCGAGGCCGAGGAGATCCTGCCCCTCGGCTTCGCCCGCTCCACCTTCCGCTTCGCCACCAAGCCCGGCACCGCCGGCTCCGTCGAGGACCTCGCGGGCAAGACCGTCGCCACCTCGTACGAGGGCATCGTCGCCAAGTACCTGGCCGACCAGGGCGTCGACGCCTCCGTCGTACACCTCGACGGCGCCGTCGAGACGGCCATCGAGCTCGGCGTCGCCGAGGTCATCGCGGACGTCGTCGAGACCGGCACCTCGCTGCGCAACGCGGGCCTCGAGGTGTTCGGCGAGCCGATCATGAAGTCCGAGGCCGTCGTCATCCGCCGTACCGGCGCGCCCGCCACCGAGGACGCCGAGCCCAAGGTCCAGCAGTTCCTGCGCCGTCTGCAGGGCGTCCTCGTGGCGCGGACCTACGTGATGATGGACTACGACTGCCGCGTCGAGCAGCTGGAGAAGGCCGTCGCGCTCACCCCGGGCCTGGAGTCGCCGACGGTCTCGCCGCTGCACAACGAGGGCTGGGTCGCCGTGCGCGCCATGGTCCCGTCCAAGGAGGCCCAGCGGATCATGGACGACCTGTACGACATCGGCGCCCGGGCCATCCTGACCACGGCCATCCACGCCTGCCGCCTCTGA
- a CDS encoding hemolysin family protein: MTIPLLLLGAAFLLILANGFFVAAEFGLVTVERPDAEKAAAEGDRRARTVVNSLKELSFQLSGTQLGITITSLVVGMLAEPALAELLHGPFTALGIPGGAVSGVAVVVGMLLASAVQMVIGELVPKNWAVSRPLQVARFVAGPQHVFSTVFRPVIAALNSVANRLVRLLGVEPAVELASARTPGELVSLARHSAQAGTLEQDTADLFVRTLSLADLTAQHVMTPRVKVSALQSSATAEDVVNLTRATGLSRFPVYRERIDEIVGMVHLKDALAVASHDRLRTPVTRIAQTPLLVPETLPVQPLLERLRNEQPIAVVVDEYGGTAGVVTLEDIVEELVGEVRDEHDGQDVPELAAAPPEDGRPAWDADGSCRVDLLLRIGLEVPEGPYETVAGLVADLLGRIPAPGDRAELPGWRLSVRQVGHYRAERVRLVRTAGAGSGPASDPVPATGSVSASAPVSAAAVEAVR; the protein is encoded by the coding sequence ATGACCATCCCCCTGCTGCTCCTCGGGGCGGCGTTCCTGTTGATCCTCGCCAACGGCTTCTTCGTGGCGGCCGAGTTCGGCCTCGTCACGGTGGAACGCCCCGACGCCGAGAAGGCCGCGGCCGAGGGCGACCGACGGGCCCGTACCGTCGTGAACTCCCTCAAGGAGCTGTCCTTCCAGCTCTCCGGCACCCAGCTCGGCATCACCATCACCTCGCTGGTCGTCGGCATGCTCGCCGAGCCGGCACTCGCCGAACTGCTGCACGGCCCCTTCACCGCCCTCGGCATCCCCGGGGGCGCCGTGTCCGGTGTCGCCGTGGTCGTCGGCATGCTGCTGGCCTCGGCCGTGCAGATGGTGATCGGCGAACTCGTGCCCAAGAACTGGGCGGTGTCCAGGCCCCTGCAGGTCGCGCGGTTCGTCGCCGGTCCGCAGCACGTCTTCTCGACCGTGTTCCGGCCGGTGATCGCCGCCCTGAACTCCGTCGCCAACCGGCTCGTCCGGCTTCTCGGCGTCGAACCCGCCGTGGAGCTGGCCTCCGCCCGTACGCCGGGCGAGCTGGTCTCCCTGGCCCGGCACTCGGCCCAGGCCGGCACCCTGGAACAGGACACCGCCGACCTGTTCGTCCGCACGCTCTCGCTGGCCGACCTCACCGCGCAGCACGTCATGACCCCCCGGGTGAAGGTCAGCGCCCTCCAGTCCTCCGCGACCGCCGAGGACGTCGTCAACCTCACCCGCGCCACCGGCCTCTCGCGCTTCCCCGTCTACCGGGAGCGGATCGACGAGATCGTCGGCATGGTGCACCTGAAGGACGCCCTCGCGGTGGCCTCGCACGACCGGCTGCGCACGCCGGTCACCAGGATCGCCCAGACCCCGCTGCTCGTCCCGGAGACACTGCCGGTGCAGCCCCTCCTGGAACGGCTGCGCAACGAGCAGCCCATCGCCGTCGTGGTCGACGAGTACGGCGGCACGGCCGGTGTCGTCACCCTGGAGGACATCGTCGAGGAACTCGTCGGCGAGGTCCGCGACGAGCACGACGGTCAGGACGTGCCGGAACTGGCCGCGGCGCCGCCCGAGGACGGCCGCCCCGCCTGGGACGCCGACGGCAGCTGCCGCGTCGACCTCCTCCTGCGCATCGGCCTGGAGGTCCCCGAGGGTCCGTACGAGACCGTCGCGGGCCTCGTCGCCGACCTGCTCGGACGCATCCCCGCCCCCGGCGACCGGGCCGAGCTGCCCGGCTGGCGCCTCTCGGTGCGCCAGGTCGGGCACTACCGCGCGGAGCGGGTCCGGCTGGTCAGGACCGCCGGCGCGGGATCCGGCCCGGCGTCCGACCCCGTTCCCGCCACCGGATCCGTTTCCGCATCCGCGCCCGTGTCCGCCGCCGCGGTGGAGGCCGTCCGATGA